A DNA window from Anastrepha ludens isolate Willacy chromosome 6, idAnaLude1.1, whole genome shotgun sequence contains the following coding sequences:
- the LOC128868654 gene encoding putative uncharacterized protein DDB_G0285119 isoform X1, producing MSAISKTTATTATKSSNNANTTATTASSTATSIPNNNSSSNNSSGIHTSVRSKINTPTNSNNNTATINTSTANTFSCIKTAEATPAVPPLSLFDQLKNSANLNNIKCSNINSLFNSSKFKTQKNLTDWRRFAEDDSSNNSDTSSSSSSTSSGVSDVGLSRGFGAHIRLSENSIKDSFQQKFVASVLGNSSESLKSTKKDSPQLVAVKLSNATISSQNSASKMNTKAVEDASPATKPLAGATNVADKQESEACSHILDLTLQPTKRNMSLRAPAIATKINAEAETKTSKPTPVDITKNATAATVVDKTNSNTSIKGNNNSNGGNVVAQVDSKLSSTTANAPNVVNQPVQGERESVSKNVNSTGSSNSNSNNSLGHSSTNCVSTSLTSASQQQQTQEEQEQLQKQIKFSMPTLPPPSASTAVASATRSAMDNKNKPLTVGGCVGIVRGTKRGAGAAALATTSEAGETATSMLNHFTTPASVAPMAAHYFAQNKRQKQGTPTAATAATTAAHFSTGLLNDQQQKQYMENLKALLDSDKLSSVYAHHQNGNDLKAVVYSALTSALCGGNSATATAASKLLAAANQAKKKRKKKRCTDRCDSSESSDR from the exons ATGTCTGCCATCTCAAAAaccacagcaacaacagcaaccaaaTCAAGCAATAACGCCAACACTACTGCCACCACCGCCAGCAGCACCGCCACTAGCATtcccaacaacaacagcagcagcaataacagCAGCGGTATTCATACTAGCGTACGCAGCAAAATAAACACTCctacaaatagcaacaacaacactgcCACAATAAATACCTCAACAGCCAATACATTCTCGTGCATAAAGACAGCTGAAGCCACTCCAGCAGTGCCACCACTTTCGCTATTCGACCAGCTTAAGAATAGCGCAAATCTCAATAACATCAAATGCAGCAACATCAACAGCCTATTCAATAGCAGCAAATTTAAAACCCAAAAGAATCTCACCGATTGGCGTAGATTTGCCGAGGATGATAGCAGCAATAATAGCgacaccagcagcagcagcagtagcactAGCAGCGGTGTCAGCGATGTCGGCCTCAGTCGCGGCTTTGGCGCTCATATTCGTTTGAGCGAAAATTCGATTAAAGACTCTTTTCAGCAAAAGTTTGTTGCCTCCGTTTTGGGCAACAGCAGTGAGAGTTTGAAATCAACGAAAAAAGACTCGCCGCAACTGGTGGCCGTAAAACTAAGCAATGCAACAATTAGCAGCCAGAATAGCGCTAgcaaaatgaatacaaaggCAGTGGAAGATGCGTCGCCTGCAACAAAGCCGCTTGCGGGCGCAACAAATGTCGCCGACAAACAAGAATCGGAGGCGTGTAGCCACATTTTAGATCTCACTTTGCAGCCCACCAAGCGTAATATGAGCCTTAGAGCGccagcaatagcaacaaaaataaacgcCGAGGCCGAGACAAAGACCAGCAAGCCAACACCAGTAGATATCACCAAAAACGCCACAGCAGCAACAGTTGTGGATAAGACAAACAGTAACACCTCCATTAagggcaacaacaacagcaatggtGGTAATGTTGTTGCGCAGGTCGATAGCAAATTGTCCAGCACAACCGCAAACGCCCCCAATGTAGTTAATCAGCCTGTTCAGGGCGAGAGGGAAAGTGTCAGTAAGAATGTCAACAGCActggcagcagcaacagcaacagcaacaatagtctcggccacagcagcactAATTGCGTGTCAACATCATTGACGAGCGCGagccagcaacaacaaacacaagaagAGCAGGAGCAGctgcaaaagcaaataaaattctcGATGCCGACACTGCCACCGCCCTCAGCAAGCACGGCTGTGGCATCTGCAACGAGGTCTGCTATGGATAACAAAAACAAGCCATTGACTGTTGGTGGCTGCGTGGGTATTGTGCGTGGCACTAAAAGAGGCGCCGGTGCCGCCGCATTAGCAACAACAAGTGAAGCGGGGGAAACTGCCACCTCAATGTTGAACCATTTCACCACACCTGCATCGGTGGCCCCAATGGCGGCACATTATTTCGCACAGAACAAACGACAAAAACAAGGCACGCCCACAGCCGCAACAgctgcaacaacagcagcacacTTTTCCACTGGTTTGCTTAAtgaccaacaacaaaaacaatacatgGAAAACTTGAAAGCCCTACTCGATTCCGATAAGCTGAGCTCGGTTTACGCGCATCATCAGAATGGCAACGATCTCAAGGCCGTCGTCTATTCGGCGCTTACGAGCGCTTTGTGCGGCGGCAATAGTGCAACGGCGACAGCGGCTAGCAAGCTTTTGGCTGCCGCCAATCAGGCAAAGAAGAAACGCAAGAAGAAGCGGTGCACGGATCGATGCGATTCATCGGAATCATCTGACAG GTAA
- the LOC128868654 gene encoding putative uncharacterized protein DDB_G0285119 isoform X2: MSAISKTTATTATKSSNNANTTATTASSTATSIPNNNSSSNNSSGIHTSVRSKINTPTNSNNNTATINTSTANTFSCIKTAEATPAVPPLSLFDQLKNSANLNNIKCSNINSLFNSSKFKTQKNLTDWRRFAEDDSSNNSDTSSSSSSTSSGVSDVGLSRGFGAHIRLSENSIKDSFQQKFVASVLGNSSESLKSTKKDSPQLVAVKLSNATISSQNSASKMNTKAVEDASPATKPLAGATNVADKQESEACSHILDLTLQPTKRNMSLRAPAIATKINAEAETKTSKPTPVDITKNATAATVVDKTNSNTSIKGNNNSNGGNVVAQVDSKLSSTTANAPNVVNQPVQGERESVSKNVNSTGSSNSNSNNSLGHSSTNCVSTSLTSASQQQQTQEEQEQLQKQIKFSMPTLPPPSASTAVASATRSAMDNKNKPLTVGGCVGIVRGTKRGAGAAALATTSEAGETATSMLNHFTTPASVAPMAAHYFAQNKRQKQGTPTAATAATTAAHFSTGLLNDQQQKQYMENLKALLDSDKLSSVYAHHQNGNDLKAVVYSALTSALCGGNSATATAASKLLAAANQAKKKRKKKRCTDRCDSSESSDR; the protein is encoded by the coding sequence ATGTCTGCCATCTCAAAAaccacagcaacaacagcaaccaaaTCAAGCAATAACGCCAACACTACTGCCACCACCGCCAGCAGCACCGCCACTAGCATtcccaacaacaacagcagcagcaataacagCAGCGGTATTCATACTAGCGTACGCAGCAAAATAAACACTCctacaaatagcaacaacaacactgcCACAATAAATACCTCAACAGCCAATACATTCTCGTGCATAAAGACAGCTGAAGCCACTCCAGCAGTGCCACCACTTTCGCTATTCGACCAGCTTAAGAATAGCGCAAATCTCAATAACATCAAATGCAGCAACATCAACAGCCTATTCAATAGCAGCAAATTTAAAACCCAAAAGAATCTCACCGATTGGCGTAGATTTGCCGAGGATGATAGCAGCAATAATAGCgacaccagcagcagcagcagtagcactAGCAGCGGTGTCAGCGATGTCGGCCTCAGTCGCGGCTTTGGCGCTCATATTCGTTTGAGCGAAAATTCGATTAAAGACTCTTTTCAGCAAAAGTTTGTTGCCTCCGTTTTGGGCAACAGCAGTGAGAGTTTGAAATCAACGAAAAAAGACTCGCCGCAACTGGTGGCCGTAAAACTAAGCAATGCAACAATTAGCAGCCAGAATAGCGCTAgcaaaatgaatacaaaggCAGTGGAAGATGCGTCGCCTGCAACAAAGCCGCTTGCGGGCGCAACAAATGTCGCCGACAAACAAGAATCGGAGGCGTGTAGCCACATTTTAGATCTCACTTTGCAGCCCACCAAGCGTAATATGAGCCTTAGAGCGccagcaatagcaacaaaaataaacgcCGAGGCCGAGACAAAGACCAGCAAGCCAACACCAGTAGATATCACCAAAAACGCCACAGCAGCAACAGTTGTGGATAAGACAAACAGTAACACCTCCATTAagggcaacaacaacagcaatggtGGTAATGTTGTTGCGCAGGTCGATAGCAAATTGTCCAGCACAACCGCAAACGCCCCCAATGTAGTTAATCAGCCTGTTCAGGGCGAGAGGGAAAGTGTCAGTAAGAATGTCAACAGCActggcagcagcaacagcaacagcaacaatagtctcggccacagcagcactAATTGCGTGTCAACATCATTGACGAGCGCGagccagcaacaacaaacacaagaagAGCAGGAGCAGctgcaaaagcaaataaaattctcGATGCCGACACTGCCACCGCCCTCAGCAAGCACGGCTGTGGCATCTGCAACGAGGTCTGCTATGGATAACAAAAACAAGCCATTGACTGTTGGTGGCTGCGTGGGTATTGTGCGTGGCACTAAAAGAGGCGCCGGTGCCGCCGCATTAGCAACAACAAGTGAAGCGGGGGAAACTGCCACCTCAATGTTGAACCATTTCACCACACCTGCATCGGTGGCCCCAATGGCGGCACATTATTTCGCACAGAACAAACGACAAAAACAAGGCACGCCCACAGCCGCAACAgctgcaacaacagcagcacacTTTTCCACTGGTTTGCTTAAtgaccaacaacaaaaacaatacatgGAAAACTTGAAAGCCCTACTCGATTCCGATAAGCTGAGCTCGGTTTACGCGCATCATCAGAATGGCAACGATCTCAAGGCCGTCGTCTATTCGGCGCTTACGAGCGCTTTGTGCGGCGGCAATAGTGCAACGGCGACAGCGGCTAGCAAGCTTTTGGCTGCCGCCAATCAGGCAAAGAAGAAACGCAAGAAGAAGCGGTGCACGGATCGATGCGATTCATCGGAATCATCTGACAGGTGA